The following are from one region of the Nicotiana tabacum cultivar K326 chromosome 3, ASM71507v2, whole genome shotgun sequence genome:
- the LOC107799456 gene encoding proteasome subunit alpha type-5: MFLTRTEYDRGVNTFSPEGRLFQVEYAIEAIKLGSTAIGLKTKEGVVLAVEKRITSPLLEPSSVEKIMEIDEHVGCAMSGLIADARTLVEHARVETQNHRFSYGEPMTVESTTQALCDLALRFGEGDEESMSRPFGVSLLIAGHDENGPSLYYTDPSGTFWQCNAKAIGSGSEGADSSLQEQYNKDLTLKEAETIALCILKQVMEEKVTPNNVDIARISPTYHLYSPSEVEEVISRL, translated from the exons ATGTTTCTCACTAG AACTGAGTACGATAGAGGTGTTAACACCTTCTCTCCTGAAGGCCGGTTGTTTCAAGTTGAATATGCTATTGAAGCCATCAAG CTGGGTTCAACTGCAATTGGATTAAAGACTAAGGAAGGAGTCGTTCTTGCTGTGGAGAAGCGTATTACTTCACCCCTTCTG GAGCCAAGCAGTGTGGAGAAAATTATGGAAATTGATGAGCATGTTGGTTGTGCAATGAGTGGATTGATAGCTGATGCACGGACTCTTGTGGAACATGCACGAGTTGAAACTCAG AACCATAGATTCTCTTATGGTGAGCCCATGACTGTTGAGTCCACTACACAAGCTCTCTGTGATTTGGCCTTGCGGTTCGGTGAGGGCGATGAAGAATCTATG TCCAGACCTTTTGGTGTATCCCTTCTCATTGCTGGTCATGATGAGAATGGTCCTAGCTT GTACTACACTGATCCTTCTGGTACGTTCTGGCAATGCAATGCTAAAGCTATTGGGTCAGGTTCTGAAGGTGCTGACAGTTCTTTGCAGGAGCAATATAACAAG GACCTTACCCTTAAAGAGGCTGAAACCATAGCCCTGTGTATTCTTAAGCAAGTGATGGAAGAGAAG GTGACTCCCAATAATGTTGATATTGCAAGGATATCTCCAACTTACCATCTGTACTCACCATCTGAGGTGGAAGAGGTTATCAGCCGCCTATAA